One segment of Drosophila mauritiana strain mau12 chromosome 3R, ASM438214v1, whole genome shotgun sequence DNA contains the following:
- the LOC117143135 gene encoding uncharacterized protein LOC117143135, producing MSEKHGQLGAQWTKSAAPAATTAPVSNSIPIPQPIPVALPLQKPNANPYGNCSLQPADIVYSATRFQGPAIHAKGSPLTITPVGPVGGAPASAQISPTSHTHVPVPVATPSGFVPPPFSNAASASGGISTSVLTPNPFATATANAAGLAFANAFNFSTAQQLGLGKIMHAMGGATAGVPSASVPVTTTPVTAAPSAPTIAGPRHPNEGVPAASGVINSTIAENVMNALSNSNSAGSVPSEEKMRRVLQVIETSLDDNAKLQISQILERVSGLKPIEKLFLYLRLPGECADTDPLRQPQNPLGTRSEINHTINWVRSHLEHDAQVSIPKQDVYNDYIAYCERLSIKPLSTADFGKVMKQVFPGVRPRRLGTRGNSRYCYAAMRKTTKLTPPQLPQLCKTEQILAGDSNSDHSQLTSASSLGGLPSTGGDSECWDVVRSWAEKLLNTKLESVADLSARIKSNNATVSTKKYTPREPKEKRVLADIGPLKKRRKKKRKGSTSSESSCNQLVTGQDAGSSQEASDEQIMKIKQEIIDSPIHPQQPPIGYLQQVTPMNLATDQRSSSAVRNLTPKILEMGSPAVVLTQQEVSPTGIVIKDEVEDYTSNIFCKKVLKAQQTKGFWANSPSSGTTSGVGLLVPPTITTTSATPPPPNSGTSPVPGPGLSMGPPSQMMSTSSVSPSSSVDTTPKVASRNQMMILRAKRLMAAENAALAAAEDSGLPENLGLPRERVISICNMDKHELDDYFLPGEDEENSEEPDNELLQYFQMGDAEEKQLNSLDAAEQNKNPQEPPTMGSAPEAMPAPGRGAAVVAAAAAMLAPVPAPSMLPAQAGVGSASASLALMSKKHQQQHQHQNLQLQRSKQLPLISNNKRKISLSNASSNGSNKNCIFLPISPNTNGSVTTPTATGSANPSQNCFASPGLTRMKQRPNLLSKQQSLDCDNRDPMIGAHRKGRGYVYSYPTSTSASAPPSPSILPQWMCRNWSLGGGNTSSFADSSHSADPLVNQNSMDLETSLALTGENELDTSEMQRSQSVPLSQLQRRGSQQSPSLNFYSENSNSQQSAPLKETGLLYEEVEIDSLLSANFTRKFNSITQHTATTCSSSAGSSSGYSSGGSAGIVSRSVPSTPLPHQQQNSLTSLNGGGGAASSGGGVMGIGNGGNCGVGNGFFTISDSFNWEGSTANNSQLGYAHSYSARNSLDISKSMPTTPIATQRFRYSPAEVHRDFLINGNTIDSLPSSAFAGGGVPTDPTLTLSTDTLIDDSAPSSADVVEAMIGVTGILDDF from the exons ATGTCCGAGAAGCACGGCCAGCTGGGTGCGCAGTGGACGAAATCAGCggcgccagcagcaacaacagcaccaGTCTCCAATTCCATTCCCATACCTCAACCGATCCCCGTGGCACTACCACTCCAGAAACCCAACGCCAATCCCTATGGGAACTGCAGTCTACAGCCCGCGGACATAGTCTACAGCGCAACCAGATTTCAAGGACCTGCTATCCATGCCAAGGGCTCTCCTTTGACCATTACGCCCGTGGGCCCTGTCGGCGGAGCACCTGCCTCCGCCCAGATCTCGCCCACGAGTCACACCCATGTACCTGTACCTGTAGCCACGCCCAGCGGCTTTGTGCCGCCTCCGTTTTCCAATGCCGCTAGCGCCAGTGGAGGTATCTCCACTTCCGTGCTTACTCCGAATCCCTTTGCCACGGCAACTGCAAATGCTGCTGGCCTGGCCTTTGCCAATGCCTTCAACTTTAGCACAGCCCAGCAACTGGGTCTGGGCAAGATCATGCACGCCATGGGCGGAGCAACAGCAGGAGTGCCATCGGCGTCAGTACCAGTCACCACAACTCCAGTGACAGCTGCTCCTTCGGCTCCGACAATAGCTGGGCCACGGCATCCGAACGAGGGCGTGCCAGCGGCCAGTGGAGTGATAAACTCCACCATTGCTGAAAACGTAATGAATGCTTTGAGCAATTCCAACTCAGCGGGATCAGTGCCCAGTGAGGAGAAGATGAGAAGGGTGCTGCAAGTGATTGAGACCAGCTTGGA CGACAATGCGAAGCTGCAGATTTCACAGATCCTAGAGCGCGTCTCGGGACTAAAGCCCATTGAGAAGCTATTCCTCTATCTTCGCTTGCCTGGCGAGTGCGCAGACACCGATCCGTTGAGGCAGCCACAAAATCCACTGGGAACGCGATCCGAGATTAACCATACCATTAATTGGGTGCGTTCCCATCTGGAGCATGATGCACAGGTGTCCATACCAAAACAGGATGTGTACAATGATTATAT AGCTTATTGCGAACGGCTCAGCATCAAACCTCTGTCCACAGCAGACTTCGGCAAGGTGATGAAGCAGGTATTTCCGGGCGTTCGTCCTCGAAGATTAGGAACGCGTGGAAACTCTCGCTATTGTTATGCGGCGATGCGGAAAACGACCAAGTTGACGCCCCCGCAACTGCCGCAGCTGTGCAAGACGGAACAGATCTTAGCAGGTGATTCCAATTCGGACCACAGCCAGCTAACTAGTGCCTCCAGTTTGGGTGGCTTACCATCGACAGGAGGTGACTCTGAATGCTGGGATGTGGTGCGCAGCTGGGCAGAAAAATTGCTAAACACTAAGCTGGAGAGTGTGGCAGATCTAAGCGCCCGTATCAAGAGCAACAATGCAACAGTTTCTACAAAAAAATACACTCCTCGGGAGCCCAAGGAGAAGCGAGTTTTAGCA GACATTGGCCCTTTGAAAAAGCGGCGCAAAAAGAAACGCAAGGGATCCACATCCTCAGAATCCAGCTGCAATCAATTGGTAACTGGCCAAGACGCGGGTAGCAGCCAGGAGGCTAGCGACGAACAGATAATGAAGATCAAGCAGGAGATCATCGACTCACCCATTCATCCCCAGCAGCCTCCAATAGGTTATCTACAGCAGGTAACGCCCATGAACCTAGCCACAGACCAGCGAAGCAGTAGCGCTGTCCGCAACCTCACGCCCAAAATCCTGGAGATGGGCTCGCCGGCCGTAGTACTCACCCAGCAGGAGGTATCCCCCACGGGCATCGTCATAAAAGACGAGGTGGAGGACTACACCTCTAATATCTTCTGCAAGAAGGTTTTGAAGGCGCAGCAGACAAAAGGATTCTGGGCGAATTCTCCAAGCAGTGGGACAACGAGCGGTGTTGGCTTATTGGTTCCACCAACGATCACTACGACCTCGGCCACACCGCCACCGCCAAACTCTGGGACATCCCCAGTTCCGGGACCCGGACTTTCAATGGGCCCACCCTCACAGATGATGAGCACCAGTTCGGTGAGTCCGTCGAGCAGTGTGGACACCACACCTAAGGTGGCCTCCCGAAACCAAATGATGATTCTGAGAGCCAAGCGTTTGATGGCAGCGGAAAATGCCGCTTTGGCAGCCGCCGAAGACTCAGGACTGCCAGAGAATCTGGGGCTGCCCAGGGAGCGAGTGATAAGCATCTGTAACATGGACAAGCACGAGCTGGATGACTACTTTCTACCTGGCGAGGACGAGGAGAACTCCGAGGAGCCCGACAACGAGCTGCTCCAATATTTTCAGATGGGAGACGCTGAGGAAAAACAACTGAATTCCTTGGATGCTGCCGAACAGAACAAGAATCCACAAGAGCCACCGACGATGGGCTCTGCGCCGGAGGCGATGCCCGCCCCCGGACGCGGAGCAGCAGTCGTCGCCGCTGCAGCAGCGATGCTGGCGCCGGTGCCGGCACCTTCGATGTTGCCCGCACAGGCAGGAGTGGGTTCTGCCTCAGCGTCTCTGGCCCTAATGTCAAAAAagcatcaacagcagcaccagcatcaGAACCTGCAGTTGCAGCGTTCCAAGCAGCTGCCGCTtatcagcaacaacaagagaAAGATCAGCCTCAGCAACGCCTCCAGCAATGGTAGCAACAAGAACTGCATTTTCCTACCCATTTCACCAAACACCAATGGATCAGTGACTACGCCAACAGCCACAGGGTCGGCGAATCCCAGTCAAAATTGCTTCGCTAGTCCCGGCTTGACTAGGATGAAGCAAAGACCCAACTTGTTGAGCAAACAGCAATCACTTGACTGCGACAACCGCGATCCCATGATAGGGGCTCATCGCAAGGGTCGAGGCTATGTGTACAGCTACCCTACAAGCACGTCTGCCTCCGCGCCACCGAGTCCATCGATTCTTCCCCAATGGATGTGTAGAAACTGGTCGCTAGGAGGCGGCAATACATCCAGCTTTGCAGACAGCAGCCACAGTGCTGATCCGCTGGTCAATCAGAACTCAATGGATCTGGAGACGAGTCTGGCGCTCACGGGAGAAAATGAATTAGATACGTCGGAGATGCAGCGCTCACAATCGGTGCCGTTGTCCCAATTGCAACGAAGAGGCAGCCAACAATCGCCAAGCTTGAACTTCTACTCGGAGAACAGCAACAGTCAGCAGTCTGCGCCTCTGAAAGAAACAGGATTACTGTACGAGGAAGTGGAAATAGACTCGCTTCTCTCCGCGAATTTCACCAGAAAGTTTAACAGCATAACGCAGCACACAGCAACAACCTGCAGCTCCTCGGCGGGCTCATCTTCCGGCTACAGTAGTGGCGGGTCTGCGGGAATTGTTTCGCGATCAGTGCCCTCAACTCCACTGCCACATCAACAGCAAAACAGCCTCACATCGTTGAATGGTGGCGGCGGTGCAGCGTCCAGCGGAGGAGGTGTCATGGGAATTGGAAATGGAGGCAACTGTGGCGTCGGAAATGGCTTCTTCACCATCTCTGACTCGTTTAATTGGGAAGGATCTACGGCCAATAACAGTCAGCTGGGATACGCACACTCCTACAGTGCCCGCAATTCACTGGACATATCCAAGTCTATGCCAACGACGCCCATTGCAACTCAACGTTTCCGATACAGTCCGGCGGAGGTGCACCGCGATTTCCTCATAAATGGCAACACCATCGATAGCTTACCTTCTTCGGCCTTTGCAGGAGGAGGTGTTCCGACGGATCCTACGCTGACACTGAGCACGGACACCCTCATCGACGACAGTGCCCCGAGCAGTGCCGATGTGGTTGAGGCCATGATTGGTGTCACAGGCATACTCGACGATTTTTAG
- the LOC117145001 gene encoding zinc finger and SCAN domain-containing protein 12, with product MRVELTPQTCRVCLEPSERLQRLDEIREEGEESPNEMLIQLLGDSYSNLNEREHIPDGICRSCKVELNMAYQFREKALRKQMEIEEYCREVGLLDESDVMMIKEEDGSQQHCDEDMYIVEETTTGEEEHQEEKGQEEYLEVDTSDQQECIGDTIEYLEDNYTIEMSSDQTEIVLETEKQFEETPSQQLALQEAAKASLKAGRGRVRRGLNSLTTSDGTEKGGYICDVCGNFYEKRGRMMEHRRRHDGICQYTCELCDAKFQVREQLRKHMYSHTGSKPYKCSFCSRQFFYESVLKSHENVHRGIKPYVCKVCDKAFAYAHSLTKHELIHSDIKLYRCEYCNKDFRLMHHMRQHEETKLHQNAVMLAESMKLEMVAEQGGGNEIRIQAH from the exons ATGCGCGTCGAGCTTACCCCACAGACGTGCCGGGTCTGCCTGGAGCCCAGTGAGCGACTGCAGCGCCTAGACGAGATCCGCGAGGAAGGCGAGGAGTCGCCGAACGAGATGTTGATTCAACTTTTGGGAGATTCCTACAGCAAT CTGAACGAAAGAGAACACATACCCGATGGCATCTGTAGGTCCTGCAAGGTGGAACTCAACATGGCCTACCAGTTTCGTGAGAAGGCGCTGCGCAAGCAGATGGAGATCGAGGAGTACTGCCGGGAAGTGGGCTTGCTGGACGAATCAGATGTGATGATGATCAAGGAGGAGGACGGCTCGCAGCAGCACTGCGACGAGGATATGTACATcgtggaggagaccaccaccGGGGAAGAGGAGCACCAGGAAGAAAAGGGGCAGGAGGAGTACTTGGAGGTGGACACCAGCGATCAGCAGGAGTGCATTGGCGACACCATCGAGTACTTGGAGGACAACTACACCATCGAGATGAGCTCCGATCAGACCGAGATCGTGCTGGAGACTGAGAAGCAGTTCGAAGAGACACCGTCGCAGCAGTTGGCGCTGCAGGAGGCGGCCAAGGCAAGCCTGAAGGCCGGGCGCGGCCGGGTCCGTCGTGGATTAAACTCCCTAACAACATCGGACGGCACTGAGAAGGGCGGCTATATCTGCGACGTCTGCGGAAACTTTTACGAAAAGCGCGGCCGGATGATGGAGCATCGCAGACGCCACGACGGCATCTGCCAATATACTTGCGA ACTGTGCGATGCCAAGTTCCAGGTGCGCGAGCAGCTGAGGAAGCACATGTACTCCCACACGGGCAGCAAACCATATAAGTGCAGCTTCTGCAGTCGTCAATTCTTCTACGAAAGTGTTCTCAAGTCTCATGAAAA TGTTCACCGTGGCATCAAGCCCTACGTGTGCAAGGTGTGCGACAAAGCGTTCGCCTACGCTCACTCCCTGACCAAACACGAGCTCATCCACTCGGACATCAAACTGTACCGCTGCGAATATTGCAACAAGGACTTCCGTCTGATGCATCACATGCGCCAGCACGAGGAGACCAAACTGCACCAGAACGCCGTAATGCTGGCCGAGAGCATGAAGTTGGAAATGGTGGCCGAGCAGGGCGGCGGGAACGAGATCCGAATTCAAGCTCACTGA